GCGGGGCTAAGTCTACAGGGTCCGCAGGGGTGCCCCACGCCACTGCGGGGTGGGGCCGGATCGCCAGGTGACGGGGAGTTCCTCCAGGCCGCCCGTGATCCGGGACGGGGTCGGGCGGAGGGTGTCCGGGGCGACGGCGAGGTGGAGGGCGGGGAAGCGGTGGGGGAGGCGGGTGAGGATCGATTGGAGTTGGGCGCGGGCGAGCTGGGCGCCCACGCAGAGGCGGGTGGCGTAGCCGAAGGCCAGGCTGGGGTGGTCCGGGCGGCGGGTGGTGTCGAAGCGGTCCAGGTCGGGGAAGGCGGCGGGGTCGCGGTTGGCCACGCGGTGGAAGAGCAGGACCGCGTCGCTCGTGGCGATGGTCACTCTGTCGACGGTGAGGTCCGTGTGCGCGTAGCGGACCAGTCCGTGGTCGCTCGGCACGCTCATCCGCAGCATTTCCTCGACGGCGCCCGGCACCAGTGAGGGATCGGCGCCGAGCGCCGTGTACTGCTCGGGGTGCCGCAGCAGCCGCAGCACCCCGAGGACGATATGGCGCACCGCCGTGCTGTGCCCGGCGAAGATCAATTGTGCGGTGAGCGCCACGATCTCCTCCTCGGGCAGCTCCCCCAGGGCGGCGAGGTCCGAGATCACGTCCTCGCCCGGCTCCCGCCTGCGGCGGTCGACCAGCTCCCGGACACAACCGAAGAGCGCGCGTTCGGCCGCCTGTGCCACCGGGGGTCGTCGTACCGTCCGTACGCCCCGGACCAGGCGTGGAACCGGTCGCGGTCCCCGGCGGGGATGCCGAACAGCTCGCACATCATCAGGACCGGCAGCGGCTCGGAGAGCAGGTCGTGCAGGTCGGCGGGCGGGGTCCGCAGCTCCAGGGAGTCCAGCAGGCCGTCGACGAGTGTGCCGATCCGTCCGCTCAGCGCCCTGACCCGGCCGGGGGAGAACGACGGGACGGGGTCGCCGAGGAGCTGTCGTACCGCGTCATGGCCGGGGTGGTCCGGGCGAGGTCACCGGCCATGGTGCGGGCCCCGCGTACGGTGCCCTCCGCCCGCGGCCCCGTGGACTCCGGTGGGCGGTCCGAGGAGGTCGGTCCGCCGGAACGGGAGGGCCCGCGGCGCGCTCTCGTCCCGCAGGGATGCCCACCTCTCCACGGCCGGTCTCCGCCAGGGGCGCGACGGTCACGTGCGGTGGTCGGTCCTCGTCCCACGGGTGCGGCCCCGCTGCGTGAGCCCCCGCTCCGGGGGCGGCTCCGGACCCGCCCGGTAGGTTGCTCATGTGTCCCACAGACAACCGGAATTCCTCGTTTCCCCTCCGGCCGTGGCCCCGTCACCCGCCCGGCGGCGGCCCTTGGGGCGGGCGTCGTCGCGAAGAACGCTGCTGGTGCTGCCGGTGTGTCTCATGACGCTGCTGACGGGCTGCTCCGAGGGGGACGGCGGGGCGCCGAAGGGAAGATCCGGTGACGACGGGCCGCCGCCCGCTCCCGTGTCCGCGAATTCCCTCGCCGCCGAGCGGCTGATCCCCGAGCGGGGTGTCTACTTCGGCATCAGCACGCTGCGGACGCCCTTCGCCCCGGAGGAGACCGACCTCGTCGCCGAGAAGGCGGGGGTACGGCCCAACCTCCTGGAGTACTTCGTCAAGTGGAACGAGGAGTACCGGCCACAGGCCGTGGACGCCGCGTACGAGCAGACCGCCGTACCCCTGCTGACCTGGGAACCCTGGGCCTCCAAGGAGGCGGGCACCGAGCAGCCCGAGTACGCGCTGGCCCGGATCACCGAGGGGCGGCACGACCCGTACATCAGGAGGTTCGCCGAGGACATACGCGTCCACGGCCGTCCGCTGATCCTGCGGTTCGCCCATGAGATGAACAGCACCTGGTTCCCCTGGGCCGAGGGGCGCAACGGGAATCGCCCGGGGGAGTACGTCAGGGCCTGGCGGCATGTCCATGATGTCTTCACCGAGGCCGGGGCCGACAATGTCGTCTGGCACTGGAGTCCGAACATACTGCGCACGGTGGAGGAGGTCCGGCTGCGTCCGCTCTACCCCGGTGACCAGTACGTCGACCTCGTCGGGGTCACCGGCTACCGCCGCCACGAGAAGACCGCGGGAGCGGTCCTCGACCCGGCGCTGAACGAGATCCGGCGGATCACCCGGCGGCCGATCCTCATCGCGGAGACCGGGGCGAAGCCGGGCGTGGAGAAGGCCGGCTGGATAGCGGATTTCTTCCGGTGGCTGGACCGCAATCCGGACGTCGTCGGGTTTGTGTGGTTCGAGCGCGACACCGTGCAGGGGGGCAAGCAGGACTGGCGCTTCGCCGAGACTCCGGGCACCCAGCGGGCCTTCCGGGGCGGGCTGGAGTGGGTCGAGCTGGCACGGGTGCCCGACGGCGAGCCGATCCGGGTGGGGGACTCGGACCTGGGGGAGTCCGACCGCGAGCGGTCCGGCCTGGGCCGTTCCACGTGATCCGCCGCCCCTGCCCTTGAGACCCCGCCCCTGGGACCTCGGCCCTGCCCCGCCCCGCGACTGCGGTGTTCCCCGGCCCGGCGAGGCGGCGAGGCTCCGCTATTCCGGCGAGGGGCCCCGCGGCGAGGGGTTCCGCGGTGCGACACCGTCCTCGGACGGGTCTCCTCCGGACGGGTCTCCTCCGGAGGGGCCTCCACCGTCCCCGGATGAATGGGCCGGGGACGAGCGGGTCGGCGACGACACCAGGTCCACCGTCCCGATGCCCTCCCGGAACGCCTCCGTCGTCAGCGGATCGGCGGTGAACCGCCAGTCCGAGTGGCCGCCCTCCGCCTTGTCCCGTTCGAACCAGATGAACCCGGCGATGTCCGGGGACGCGTTCAGCCAGCGGAAGAAGTCGGTGGTCCACCGGTGCTTGTGGGCGCTCGGCTGGGCCCCCGTCTCGGTGATGAAGAGCGGCTGGTCGGTGAAGCTCCGCAGCTCCTTCAGCGTGGGCTCGAAGACCGCCGCCGCCTTCTTCTCCTTCACGGCGTAGCCGACGACGCCGACCCAGTCGACGTACTCCTTGCCCGGATAGAGCTGCTTGAGCGAGATGTCCGGGACCGGCCGCAGGATATTGGGGCTCCAGAGCCAGATGACATTGTCGGCCCCGGCCCGCTGGAAGATCGTGTGCACATGGCGCCAGACCTGCTGGTACTCCCCGAGCCTGTTCCCGTTGTACTGCTCGGACCAGGGGTACCACTCGCCGTTCATCTCATGCGCGAAGCGGATCGCCAGCGGCCAGTCGTGCGCGGCGACATCCCGGGCGAAGCGCTCGATGTACGCGTCGTGCTTCCCCGCGAGGATGGTGCTCAGCCGGTAGTCGGGCTGGTCGATGCCGAGTTCCTTGCCCGCCCAGGGCTCCCAGGAGAGCACGGGCAGCATCCCCTGCCGGTACGAGGCGTCGATGGCCTGCGGGTCGAACTCCTTGGTCCAGTTCACGAAGTACTCGACCATGGTGGGCCGGGTCCCGGCCGCGTCGGACACCCGGGTGATCTCCTCCTTGGACCACGGCGCCTCATAGGTGCTGACCCCGAAGTGGCGTCCCTCGGGCTTCAGCAGATCGGCGCGGCCGGGTATCGGCGAGGAGCCCGAGCCGGGTATCAGCCGGTCGGCCAGGCTTCTGTCCTCCTGCCGGCCGAACGCGGTGAAGGTGGGGCTGGAGTTGGACTGCACCAGCAGATAGACGCCGTAGCAGAGCCCGGCGAGCAGCACCATGTTGAACGCCATCCACAGCCGCAGCCGGACGCCGGTGCCCCGGTTCCACCAGTGCAGCCGTTTCCCCCCGGCAGACCTGTCACCGGACACTCATCATCACCGACCCGAACAGCATGGCTCCGCCCAGAAAGTAGGGAACGACGACCAGGGGACTGCGCGCGCGCTCACCGGCGAAGCTGTCGGCGCGGGTGCCCCAGCTCGCGTTGTGCGCCATACGGAAGAAGCCGAGCAGCCGTACCGGCAGCAGCAGCAGTGTGTTGATCAGCATGAAGACCGGCAGATAGAACATGTCCCGGGGGCGGTAGGCGAAGTGTCTGCCGAAGCGCACCGCCATGGAGATCAGCGACATCACGGCGGCGAGGGCCAGGATGAAGAGGAGCGCGTGCCAGCCGGTCTCGGGCAGCGGCAGCTCGTTGTAGATGCCGGGGCGGCTGCGTTCGAAGGCGGCCAGGCCCCAGGAGGCGAAGGTGCCGAGCAGGACGAACGGGACCAGGATGTCCGCCAGATAGAAGAGCCAGAGGACCTTGGCGTGGCGCAGCATCCACCAGAACATCCGCAGGGTGTTGTACTGCGAGCCGCGCGCCCAGCGGTACTGCTGTCTCGCCAGCTTCCCCAGCTCCAGCGGGGCGTCCGTGTACACCAGTGAGCTGGACTGGTAGACGGTCCTGTATCCGGCCCTGAGCGTGTAGTTGGTCAGCGTCCGGTCGTCGCTGACCTCCAGGAAGACCCCGAGGAACCGCTCGCTCAGGAAGTCCTCCATGCAGTCGTCGAGGATCTGCTTCCGGAACGCGATGGTCCGCCCGGGCAGACAGCCGACGGTGCCCATGACGCTCATGGCGGGCAGCGAGTACTGGCAGCGTACGGATTCCAGCCAGTCGGCCCAGCGGGTGAGCACGGAGCGGCCCGGCTCCAGTATGCGCTGGCGGGTGGTGACTCCGCCGACCTTCGCGTCCTTGAACGGTTTGACCAGCTCGCTCAGGGTGTTCCTGGTCCAGACGGTGTCGGAGTCGACCAGGACGGCTATCTCACCGGTGGCGTGGCCGAGTCCGACCCGCAGGGCGTTCCGCTTGCCGGGGGTCTCGGTCCATATCCACATCACGTCGAGATCGGAGCAGATCCGCTCCAGATCGGGGTTTCTGCGGCCGTTGACGACGACGATGATCTCGGTCGGCTGCTGCTGGATGATCCGTTGGAGCACCGCCCGGAAGAGGTCCTCCGGTTCGTCCACCACCGGGATGATCACGGAGGTGGTCGTGGTGTGCGGCTGGGTCCAGGGCCGGTACCGCCGGGCCAGCAGGATGCGCAGTACCCACAGGCCCCAGATCATGGTCATGAAGACGGCGAACGGGTAAACGGTTCCCTGGATCCACCATTCCCTGATCTCAAGCAGAAACGCGAGCATGGGCCATTCCCGGAGCCGGCGATCCGGCACAGGGCGCGACCGCACGTGTCCATATGTGTGAGTGCATCGACGAGCTGGGGTGCGACGGGCCGGTGGGGCTGAGGCTGTCGCTGTGGGGTGGGCAGCACGGACACGTTAGCCGGGCAACCGGGTGACAAAGCATTAAAAACCACTCATGCCACACAGTCGTCGCGGCAGAGAGTCGAAAGTGTTCCGTAATCGATGCGGAACAGAAACCCCCTTGAGCGTCCGGGTGCGCTCGCCCCTCCGGTCTCCCTCCCCGCCGCCGGGAAGCCGCCCACCCCCTGAGGGCGCCGCCCGGGTGGAGGAAACCCTCGTCGCCGACGTCCGCGGCGGGGCCGGGCCGATGCCCCGGCGCTCCCCCTGCTCACCTCCGGCGCGGTGGCCGGCAGGGGGCGGAGGGCCTTCCCGGCGGGGAGCGCCGAGCCGATCCGGCGCGGTCTCTCCACGGAGGACGGGGCCGGGCCGCGGGGGCTGTTCGGGGACCGGGCGCCGTGGTCCTGGCCCGGGGACCGGCCGCAGTGTCCCGGGTCCGGGGACCGGCCGACGCGTCCCAAGCGCGAGTACGGACCGCCGCGTTCGGGGGCCGTCGTGCGTCCGGAAGCCGCGGCGTGCCGTGCCCCGGCCGCCGGAGCACGTTCATCCGGTCTCCTCCCCCGCATACGCGTACTGGTTCGACTGGACGAGGTACATCCGGCGGAACGCCCCGCCCCGGGGCCGCATCAGCTCCTCGAACGAGCCGTGCTCGATCACCCGGCCCTCCTCCATCACATAGATCTCGTCGGCGTGCCGGACGCTGTGCAGCCGGTGGGTGATCAGGACGACGGTCTGCCCCTCGGCCGCGAGCGACCTGATCTGGTCGAAGACCCGCTGCTCCGCCTCGGCGTCCAGGGCGCTGGTGGGCTCGTCCACCACCAGGATCCGCGCGTCCCGGTGGCGGGCGCGGGCGATGCCGAGCCGCTGCCACTGCCCGCCGGAGATCTGGTGCCCGCCCTTGTACCCGCGGGCGAGCAGGGTGTCCCAGCCGCGCGGGAGCGAGCCGATCGTCCGGTCCGCCCCCGCGTACTCGGCCGCCGCGTCGAGGCAGTCGTCGTCGTACGGGGCCTCCGGGCGTCCGATCGCCACATTGATCCGGGCGGTGAACG
The nucleotide sequence above comes from Streptomyces clavuligerus. Encoded proteins:
- a CDS encoding glycosyltransferase family 2 protein codes for the protein MLAFLLEIREWWIQGTVYPFAVFMTMIWGLWVLRILLARRYRPWTQPHTTTTSVIIPVVDEPEDLFRAVLQRIIQQQPTEIIVVVNGRRNPDLERICSDLDVMWIWTETPGKRNALRVGLGHATGEIAVLVDSDTVWTRNTLSELVKPFKDAKVGGVTTRQRILEPGRSVLTRWADWLESVRCQYSLPAMSVMGTVGCLPGRTIAFRKQILDDCMEDFLSERFLGVFLEVSDDRTLTNYTLRAGYRTVYQSSSLVYTDAPLELGKLARQQYRWARGSQYNTLRMFWWMLRHAKVLWLFYLADILVPFVLLGTFASWGLAAFERSRPGIYNELPLPETGWHALLFILALAAVMSLISMAVRFGRHFAYRPRDMFYLPVFMLINTLLLLPVRLLGFFRMAHNASWGTRADSFAGERARSPLVVVPYFLGGAMLFGSVMMSVR
- a CDS encoding glycoside hydrolase family 26 protein; its protein translation is MSGDRSAGGKRLHWWNRGTGVRLRLWMAFNMVLLAGLCYGVYLLVQSNSSPTFTAFGRQEDRSLADRLIPGSGSSPIPGRADLLKPEGRHFGVSTYEAPWSKEEITRVSDAAGTRPTMVEYFVNWTKEFDPQAIDASYRQGMLPVLSWEPWAGKELGIDQPDYRLSTILAGKHDAYIERFARDVAAHDWPLAIRFAHEMNGEWYPWSEQYNGNRLGEYQQVWRHVHTIFQRAGADNVIWLWSPNILRPVPDISLKQLYPGKEYVDWVGVVGYAVKEKKAAAVFEPTLKELRSFTDQPLFITETGAQPSAHKHRWTTDFFRWLNASPDIAGFIWFERDKAEGGHSDWRFTADPLTTEAFREGIGTVDLVSSPTRSSPAHSSGDGGGPSGGDPSGGDPSEDGVAPRNPSPRGPSPE
- a CDS encoding cytochrome P450 → MAQAAERALFGCVRELVDRRRREPGEDVISDLAALGELPEEEIVALTAQLIFAGHSTAVRHIVLGVLRLLRHPEQYTALGADPSLVPGAVEEMLRMSVPSDHGLVRYAHTDLTVDRVTIATSDAVLLFHRVANRDPAAFPDLDRFDTTRRPDHPSLAFGYATRLCVGAQLARAQLQSILTRLPHRFPALHLAVAPDTLRPTPSRITGGLEELPVTWRSGPTPQWRGAPLRTL
- a CDS encoding glycoside hydrolase family 26 protein produces the protein MTLLTGCSEGDGGAPKGRSGDDGPPPAPVSANSLAAERLIPERGVYFGISTLRTPFAPEETDLVAEKAGVRPNLLEYFVKWNEEYRPQAVDAAYEQTAVPLLTWEPWASKEAGTEQPEYALARITEGRHDPYIRRFAEDIRVHGRPLILRFAHEMNSTWFPWAEGRNGNRPGEYVRAWRHVHDVFTEAGADNVVWHWSPNILRTVEEVRLRPLYPGDQYVDLVGVTGYRRHEKTAGAVLDPALNEIRRITRRPILIAETGAKPGVEKAGWIADFFRWLDRNPDVVGFVWFERDTVQGGKQDWRFAETPGTQRAFRGGLEWVELARVPDGEPIRVGDSDLGESDRERSGLGRST